From a region of the Bradyrhizobium sp. KBS0727 genome:
- a CDS encoding YraN family protein, whose protein sequence is MAKTDGAAPSEPSKVDPAAKSASPARVAAFRTGLSAESRAAALLMAKGYRILAKRFKTPHGEIDLVAKKRNLLVFVEVKARASLDDAAYAVTPRQQARIIDAAQGWLMAHPEHAEFDLRFDAILIAPRHLPRHLLAAFDASS, encoded by the coding sequence ATGGCGAAGACTGACGGCGCCGCGCCATCCGAACCTTCTAAAGTGGATCCTGCCGCCAAATCCGCTTCCCCGGCGCGGGTCGCGGCCTTCCGCACCGGATTATCCGCCGAAAGCCGCGCCGCCGCGCTGCTGATGGCCAAGGGCTACCGCATTCTGGCAAAACGCTTCAAAACGCCCCATGGCGAGATCGACCTGGTGGCGAAGAAACGCAATCTGCTGGTTTTCGTCGAGGTCAAGGCCCGCGCCAGCCTGGATGACGCGGCCTATGCGGTGACGCCGCGGCAGCAGGCGCGCATCATCGACGCCGCGCAGGGGTGGCTGATGGCGCATCCCGAGCATGCGGAATTTGACCTGCGATTTGACGCCATCCTGATTGCGCCGCGGCACCTGCCGCGCCATCTGTTAGCGGCATTCGACGCCAGCAGTTAA
- the rsmI gene encoding 16S rRNA (cytidine(1402)-2'-O)-methyltransferase has product MRAKTSSNYETEGEPGSTIRTYSVSGHVLNAPKPVPGLYLVATPIGHLGDITLRALETLAGVDIIACEDTRITRRLTERYAISAQLKPYHEHNAALARPKILEKLAQGASIALVSDAGTPLISDPGFKLVREVCAAGHAVIAVPGASSVLTALSVAALPTDRFYFEGFLPPKQGARRARLAELSKIDATLVMFDSGNRVQDTLADLAHVMGDRDAAICRELTKMHEQITRAPIAELAKAADTLETRGEFVLVVGPPRPDSLIMTDSDLDDLLRSQLVRDSVKDSVAHAVELSGRPRREVYARALELAKEIRGGDGED; this is encoded by the coding sequence ATGCGCGCAAAAACCAGCTCTAACTACGAGACTGAAGGCGAACCGGGTTCGACCATCAGGACATATTCGGTCAGCGGGCATGTTCTGAACGCCCCAAAGCCGGTTCCCGGCCTCTATCTGGTGGCTACCCCGATCGGCCATCTCGGCGATATCACGCTGCGTGCGCTGGAGACGCTGGCCGGCGTCGACATCATCGCCTGCGAGGACACCCGCATCACCCGCCGCCTGACCGAGCGCTACGCGATCTCGGCGCAGCTCAAACCCTATCACGAGCACAATGCCGCACTGGCGCGGCCAAAGATCCTGGAGAAGCTGGCACAGGGCGCCTCGATCGCGCTGGTGTCGGACGCCGGCACGCCCTTGATATCGGACCCCGGCTTCAAGCTGGTGCGCGAGGTCTGCGCCGCCGGCCACGCCGTGATCGCGGTGCCCGGCGCGTCCTCGGTGTTGACCGCGCTCTCGGTCGCCGCCCTGCCCACCGACCGGTTTTACTTCGAGGGTTTCTTGCCGCCCAAGCAGGGCGCGCGGCGCGCGCGGCTCGCCGAGCTATCGAAGATCGACGCCACGTTAGTCATGTTCGATTCCGGCAACCGCGTGCAGGACACGCTGGCGGATTTGGCCCATGTCATGGGCGATCGCGATGCCGCGATCTGCCGCGAGCTGACGAAGATGCACGAGCAGATTACCCGTGCACCCATCGCGGAATTGGCGAAAGCGGCCGATACGCTGGAAACGCGCGGCGAATTCGTGCTCGTGGTTGGCCCGCCGCGTCCCGACTCGCTCATCATGACCGACAGCGACCTCGACGACCTCCTGCGATCGCAGCTTGTGCGCGACAGCGTCAAGGACAGCGTCGCGCATGCGGTCGAATTATCCGGCCGGCCGCGCCGTGAGGTCTATGCCCGCGCGCTCGAGCTGGCCAAAGAGATTCGAGGCGGCGATGGCGAAGACTGA
- the pncA gene encoding bifunctional nicotinamidase/pyrazinamidase codes for MLDRWQILAGLGTIAGTAAMATVFPRALQAAAIKPDDASALLVIDVQNCFLPGGSLAVKDGDQVVPVINRIAKNFANVVMTQDWHTAGHISFASSHAGKKPFETVDLPYGKQVLWPDHCVQGTDGASLSKDLSIPQAELIIRKGFHKDVDSYSAFTEADGKTTTGLAAYLEARQIKRLFVAGLATDFCVAWTALDARKAGFETYVVEDACRGIDTQGSMAKAWADMAKAGVKRIQSADIAA; via the coding sequence ATGTTGGATCGCTGGCAAATTCTCGCGGGACTAGGCACCATCGCCGGCACGGCCGCGATGGCGACGGTTTTCCCGCGCGCGCTGCAGGCTGCTGCGATCAAGCCTGATGACGCATCGGCGCTGTTGGTGATCGACGTCCAGAACTGTTTCCTGCCGGGCGGCAGCCTCGCGGTGAAGGACGGCGATCAGGTCGTGCCCGTCATCAACCGCATCGCCAAAAACTTTGCCAATGTGGTGATGACGCAGGACTGGCACACCGCGGGCCATATCTCGTTCGCCTCATCCCATGCCGGCAAGAAGCCGTTCGAAACCGTCGATCTTCCTTACGGCAAACAGGTGCTGTGGCCCGATCACTGCGTGCAGGGAACCGACGGCGCGTCGCTGTCGAAGGACCTCTCGATCCCGCAGGCCGAGCTGATCATCCGCAAGGGTTTTCACAAGGACGTCGACAGCTATTCAGCGTTCACCGAGGCCGACGGCAAGACCACGACCGGCCTCGCCGCCTACCTGGAGGCGCGCCAGATCAAGCGCCTGTTCGTGGCCGGCCTCGCCACCGATTTCTGCGTGGCATGGACCGCGCTCGATGCGCGCAAGGCCGGCTTCGAGACCTATGTGGTCGAAGATGCCTGCCGCGGCATCGACACCCAGGGCTCGATGGCCAAAGCCTGGGCCGATATGGCCAAGGCCGGCGTCAAGCGCATCCAGTCCGCGGATATCGCGGCTTAG
- the hrcA gene encoding heat-inducible transcriptional repressor HrcA, with protein MAHHDPIGLIAPNAGLAQLNERSRDIFRQIVESYLATGEPVGSRNISRLIAMPLSPASVRNVMSDLEQLGLIYAPHTSAGRLPTELGLRFFVDALMQVGDLTEAEQSSIQTQLAAVGRAQSVEAALGEALTRLSGLTRAAAVVLTAKSNSRLKHIEFVRLEPERALVVLVGEDGQVENRVLTLPPGVPPSALTEATNFLNSRIRGRTLAEARLELETALTASRAELDQLTQKVIAAGIAGWSGGETEDRQLIVRGHANLLEDLHALDDLERVKSLFDDLETKRGVIDLLGRAERAEGVRIFIGSENKLFSLSGSSTIIAPYSDASGRIVGVLGVIGPTRLNYARVIPTVDYAARIVSRMLGG; from the coding sequence TTGGCCCACCACGATCCGATTGGTCTGATCGCGCCGAATGCGGGGCTCGCCCAGCTCAACGAGCGTTCGCGCGACATTTTTCGTCAAATCGTCGAGAGTTATCTCGCGACCGGCGAACCCGTCGGCTCGCGCAATATCTCGCGCCTGATCGCGATGCCGCTCTCACCGGCCTCGGTGCGCAATGTGATGTCCGACCTCGAGCAGCTCGGCCTGATCTACGCGCCGCATACCTCGGCCGGCCGGCTTCCAACCGAGCTTGGTCTGCGGTTCTTCGTCGATGCCCTGATGCAGGTCGGCGATCTCACCGAAGCCGAGCAGTCATCGATTCAGACCCAGCTCGCCGCCGTCGGCCGCGCGCAGTCGGTCGAGGCAGCCCTTGGCGAAGCCCTGACGCGGCTGTCGGGACTGACCCGGGCCGCCGCCGTGGTGCTGACCGCCAAATCCAATTCGCGGCTGAAACACATTGAATTCGTGCGGCTGGAGCCGGAGCGCGCGCTGGTGGTGCTGGTCGGCGAGGACGGCCAGGTCGAAAACCGCGTCCTGACCTTGCCGCCTGGCGTTCCCCCTTCGGCGCTGACGGAAGCGACCAATTTCCTCAACTCGCGGATTCGCGGGCGAACGCTCGCCGAAGCCCGGCTGGAACTCGAAACCGCGCTCACGGCTAGCCGCGCCGAACTCGATCAACTGACGCAGAAGGTGATCGCGGCCGGCATCGCCGGCTGGTCCGGCGGCGAAACCGAGGACCGGCAGTTGATCGTGCGCGGCCACGCCAATCTGCTCGAAGATCTGCATGCGCTGGACGATCTTGAGCGGGTCAAATCGCTGTTCGACGATCTCGAGACCAAGCGCGGCGTCATCGACCTGCTCGGCCGGGCGGAGCGCGCCGAAGGCGTGCGAATTTTCATCGGATCGGAGAACAAGCTGTTCTCGTTGTCCGGTTCCTCCACCATCATCGCGCCCTATAGCGACGCCTCGGGCCGCATTGTCGGCGTTCTCGGCGTGATCGGGCCGACGCGGCTGAACTATGCACGGGTGATTCCGACGGTGGACTATGCGGCCCGGATCGTCAGCCGGATGCTGGGCGGCTAA
- the rph gene encoding ribonuclease PH codes for MRPSRRAPDQLRPVSLERGVVKYAEGSCMVKFGDTHVLVTATLEERLPPWLKGQGRGWVTAEYGMLPRATLERTRREAAAGKQGGRTVEIQRLIGRSLRAAVDLEALGERQITVDCDVIQADGGTRTASITGAWVALADCIAWMKNRNMIKANNVLRDNVAAISCGIYQGTPVLDLDYAEDSEADTDANFVMTGDGRIIEVQGTAEKTPFSQDEFLALMELARNGVARLVDLQKLAVA; via the coding sequence ATGCGGCCAAGCCGCCGTGCGCCCGATCAGCTGCGTCCCGTGTCGCTGGAACGCGGCGTGGTCAAATATGCCGAAGGTTCCTGCATGGTGAAGTTTGGCGACACCCATGTGCTGGTCACCGCGACGCTGGAAGAGCGGCTGCCGCCCTGGCTCAAGGGTCAGGGGCGCGGCTGGGTCACGGCCGAATACGGCATGCTGCCGCGCGCCACGCTGGAACGTACCCGCCGCGAAGCCGCCGCCGGCAAGCAGGGCGGCCGCACCGTCGAAATCCAGCGCCTGATCGGCCGCTCGCTGCGCGCCGCCGTCGACCTCGAAGCGCTCGGCGAGCGCCAGATCACGGTCGACTGCGACGTCATCCAGGCCGATGGCGGCACCAGAACGGCCTCGATCACCGGCGCCTGGGTGGCGCTGGCCGATTGCATCGCCTGGATGAAGAACCGCAACATGATCAAGGCCAACAACGTGCTGCGCGACAATGTCGCGGCGATCTCCTGCGGCATCTATCAGGGCACCCCGGTGCTCGATCTCGACTATGCCGAGGACTCCGAGGCCGACACCGACGCCAATTTCGTCATGACCGGCGACGGCCGCATCATCGAGGTGCAGGGCACCGCCGAGAAGACGCCGTTCTCGCAGGACGAGTTCCTGGCGCTGATGGAACTGGCGCGCAACGGTGTCGCGCGTCTGGTGGACTTGCAGAAACTGGCCGTCGCGTAG
- the rdgB gene encoding RdgB/HAM1 family non-canonical purine NTP pyrophosphatase: MHRRITGRLVIATHNPGKLAEMRELLTPHGVEAISAGELGLGEPEETGDTFRANAAIKAMAAAKASGLPSFADDSGLVVEALDGAPGIHSARWAGETKDFTAAMTRIERLLQERGATTSEKRRAHFVSALCVAWPDDHLEEVEARADGVLVWPPRGTAGFGYDPAFQPDGHARTFGEMTSIEKHGLPPLGLGLSHRARAFVKLAEICLD, encoded by the coding sequence ATGCACCGTCGAATCACCGGCCGGCTCGTGATCGCAACCCATAATCCCGGCAAGCTCGCCGAGATGCGGGAACTGCTGACACCGCATGGCGTCGAGGCGATTTCCGCGGGCGAGCTCGGGCTCGGCGAACCCGAAGAGACCGGCGATACGTTTCGCGCCAACGCTGCGATCAAGGCGATGGCGGCAGCGAAGGCCTCGGGGCTTCCGTCCTTCGCCGATGATTCCGGACTGGTGGTCGAGGCGCTGGACGGCGCGCCCGGGATCCACTCGGCGCGCTGGGCCGGCGAGACCAAGGATTTCACCGCGGCGATGACGCGGATCGAACGCCTGCTGCAGGAGCGCGGCGCCACCACGTCCGAGAAACGAAGAGCGCATTTCGTCTCGGCCTTGTGCGTCGCCTGGCCCGACGATCATCTCGAAGAGGTCGAGGCGCGCGCCGACGGAGTTCTGGTGTGGCCGCCGCGCGGCACGGCCGGCTTCGGCTACGATCCGGCGTTCCAGCCCGACGGACATGCGCGTACGTTCGGCGAGATGACCTCGATCGAGAAGCACGGCCTGCCTCCTTTGGGTTTGGGCCTGTCACACCGCGCCCGCGCCTTCGTCAAACTGGCGGAGATCTGCCTTGACTAA
- a CDS encoding penicillin-binding protein activator, giving the protein MVGPLNRKPGSPGPKPSDPKSSDPKSSDPKPSDPKPSGATRRTAVGLILGAPLLGACAGVQQSLGQFSNPFSSSQPDAGPAGPQQQPLSVGNGQVKVGLILPLSAAGNAGVAAQSMKNAAEMALAEFQNPNVQLLIKDDGGSPQGAQQGTQQALGEGAEIILGPLFAASVPATAQLTRTRGTSVIAFSTDSSVAGRGVYLLSFLPESDVNRIIDYAAGTGKRSFAALVPDNAYGNVVEAAFKQAVGRKGGRVIAFEKYTADRSAAVRTVAAALGSADALMIADDGESVVATADALTAAGVNLRNIQLLGTGLWDNPRVFASAALQGGLYAAPDPSGFRSFAGRYRSKYGAEPVRTATLTYDAVALVAALARTQGAQRFAAETLTNPSGFAGIDGLFRFRSDGTNERGLAVMKVATGGGVAVAGSPKSFGA; this is encoded by the coding sequence ATGGTAGGCCCGCTCAATCGCAAGCCTGGATCTCCGGGTCCCAAGCCTTCGGATCCCAAGTCTTCGGATCCCAAGTCTTCGGATCCTAAGCCTTCGGATCCTAAGCCGTCAGGTGCGACGCGGCGGACGGCGGTCGGGCTTATTCTCGGCGCGCCGCTGCTCGGCGCCTGCGCCGGCGTGCAGCAATCGCTCGGCCAGTTTTCCAACCCGTTCAGCTCGTCGCAACCGGATGCCGGACCCGCCGGCCCGCAGCAGCAGCCGTTGTCGGTCGGCAACGGCCAGGTCAAGGTCGGCCTGATCCTGCCGCTGTCGGCGGCCGGCAACGCCGGCGTCGCCGCGCAATCGATGAAGAACGCGGCCGAGATGGCGCTGGCCGAGTTTCAGAACCCGAACGTCCAGCTCCTGATCAAGGATGACGGCGGCAGCCCGCAAGGCGCGCAGCAAGGCACCCAGCAGGCGCTCGGCGAGGGCGCGGAAATCATTCTCGGTCCGCTGTTCGCGGCCTCGGTGCCTGCGACCGCGCAACTAACGCGCACGCGCGGCACCTCCGTGATCGCGTTCTCGACCGATTCCAGCGTCGCCGGGCGCGGCGTCTATCTGCTGAGTTTTCTCCCGGAGTCCGACGTCAACCGGATCATCGATTACGCCGCCGGCACCGGAAAGCGCTCGTTCGCCGCACTGGTGCCCGACAACGCCTATGGCAATGTGGTGGAAGCCGCCTTCAAGCAGGCGGTCGGCCGCAAAGGTGGCCGCGTCATTGCGTTCGAGAAATACACCGCCGATCGCTCGGCCGCGGTGCGGACGGTGGCGGCAGCCCTCGGCTCGGCCGATGCGCTGATGATCGCCGACGACGGTGAATCCGTGGTGGCGACGGCGGATGCGCTGACGGCGGCGGGCGTGAACTTGCGCAACATCCAGTTGCTCGGCACCGGGCTGTGGGACAATCCGCGGGTGTTCGCGAGCGCAGCACTGCAGGGCGGGCTTTACGCCGCGCCGGACCCGTCGGGCTTTCGCAGTTTCGCCGGCCGCTACCGCAGCAAATATGGCGCCGAGCCGGTTCGCACCGCAACCCTCACCTACGACGCGGTCGCGCTGGTCGCAGCTCTCGCGCGCACCCAAGGCGCGCAACGCTTTGCGGCAGAAACGCTGACCAATCCGTCGGGTTTTGCCGGCATCGACGGGTTGTTTCGATTCCGCTCCGATGGCACCAACGAACGCGGGCTGGCGGTGATGAAGGTTGCGACCGGCGGCGGCGTCGCGGTCGCCGGTTCGCCGAAGAGTTTCGGGGCGTAG
- the hemW gene encoding radical SAM family heme chaperone HemW has protein sequence MHWPFCLSKCPYCDFNSHVRHAPIDEARFASAFAREIESTAARVPGRQVSSIFLGGGTPSLMQPHTVGAVLDAIGKHWQVADDVEVTLEANPTSVEATRFRGYRAAGVNRVSLGVQALDDASLKALGRLHTAREALDAVAIARTVFDRYSFDLIYARPDQTPQMWADELKLAISEAAEHLSLYQLTIEEGTPFFGLHAAGKLKTPDEAVARALYDVTQEVCAINGLPSYEISNHARPGAECKHNLVYWRGEEYAGVGPGAHGRLDINGTRHAIATEKRPEAWLMRVEANGNGVTTDDLLNSEERADEFLLMGLRLAEGIDPKRYAALSGRALDPARIAILRDEGAITVDADGRLRVTQSGFPVLDAVVADLAA, from the coding sequence GTGCACTGGCCGTTCTGCCTGTCGAAATGCCCCTATTGCGATTTCAACAGCCACGTTCGCCACGCACCGATCGACGAAGCGCGCTTTGCCAGCGCCTTTGCGCGCGAGATCGAATCCACGGCCGCGCGGGTGCCGGGGCGGCAGGTGTCCTCGATCTTTCTCGGTGGCGGCACGCCGTCGCTGATGCAGCCGCACACCGTCGGCGCCGTGCTCGACGCGATCGGCAAGCACTGGCAGGTCGCCGATGACGTCGAAGTAACGCTCGAAGCCAATCCGACCAGCGTGGAGGCGACGCGGTTTCGCGGCTATCGTGCCGCCGGCGTCAACCGCGTCTCGCTCGGCGTGCAGGCGCTGGATGACGCCTCGTTGAAAGCGTTGGGCCGGCTGCATACGGCGCGCGAAGCGCTGGATGCGGTTGCGATCGCGCGCACCGTGTTCGACCGTTATTCGTTCGACCTGATCTACGCCCGCCCCGACCAGACGCCGCAGATGTGGGCCGACGAATTGAAGCTGGCGATTTCGGAAGCCGCCGAACATCTGTCGCTCTATCAACTCACGATCGAGGAAGGCACGCCGTTCTTCGGCCTGCACGCCGCCGGCAAGCTGAAGACGCCGGACGAAGCGGTCGCCCGCGCCCTGTATGACGTGACGCAGGAGGTCTGCGCCATCAACGGCCTGCCTTCGTATGAGATTTCCAACCACGCCCGGCCGGGTGCCGAGTGCAAGCACAACCTGGTCTATTGGCGCGGCGAGGAATATGCCGGCGTCGGCCCCGGCGCCCATGGCCGCCTCGACATCAACGGCACCAGGCACGCGATCGCGACCGAAAAGCGCCCCGAGGCCTGGCTGATGCGCGTCGAGGCCAACGGCAACGGCGTCACCACCGACGATCTCCTCAACAGCGAGGAGCGCGCCGACGAATTTTTGCTGATGGGATTGCGGCTCGCGGAAGGCATCGATCCCAAGCGCTACGCGGCGCTGTCAGGCCGCGCGCTCGATCCGGCACGGATCGCCATCCTTCGCGACGAAGGCGCCATCACCGTCGACGCCGACGGCCGCCTGCGCGTAACGCAGTCTGGATTTCCGGTGCTGGATGCGGTGGTCGCGGATCTCGCGGCGTAA
- the hisC gene encoding histidinol-phosphate transaminase: MSRFWSSLTHGLTPYVPGEQPRMTELVKLNTNENPIGPSPRALEAIRNEAADTLRLYPDPQANALRMALAIYHGVRPEQVFVGNGSDEVLAHAFAALLKHDAPLLFPDITYSFYPVYCRLFGIAYEAVPLDEAMQIRIADYQRPAGALILPNPNAPTGIALSRAEIATLLEQHPDAPVVIDEAYVDFGAETAIPLVASHPNLLVVQTMSKSRALAGLRIGYAIGDADLIEALNRVKDSFNSYPLGRPAQAGAIASLGDEAYFQQARARVIEGRERLNRGLVRLGFDVLPSSANFVFARHPAHAGAALAAALRQRAVIVRHFSAPRIADYLRITVGTDGQTDRLLSALSEILGSEPAAA, translated from the coding sequence ATGAGCCGATTCTGGAGCAGTTTGACGCATGGCCTGACGCCCTATGTGCCGGGCGAACAGCCGCGCATGACCGAGCTGGTCAAGCTCAACACCAATGAAAATCCGATCGGTCCTTCGCCGCGCGCGCTGGAAGCGATTCGCAACGAGGCGGCCGATACGTTGCGGCTGTATCCGGATCCGCAGGCCAACGCCTTGCGGATGGCGCTGGCCATCTACCACGGGGTGCGGCCCGAACAGGTGTTTGTCGGCAACGGTTCGGACGAGGTGCTGGCGCACGCCTTCGCCGCGCTGCTGAAACACGACGCGCCGTTATTGTTCCCGGATATCACCTACAGTTTCTACCCGGTCTATTGCCGCCTGTTCGGGATCGCCTACGAGGCGGTGCCGCTCGACGAGGCGATGCAAATCCGCATCGCCGATTATCAGAGGCCAGCCGGCGCGCTGATACTGCCCAATCCGAACGCGCCGACAGGAATCGCGTTGTCGCGGGCCGAGATCGCGACGTTGCTGGAGCAACATCCCGACGCCCCTGTGGTGATCGACGAGGCCTACGTCGATTTCGGCGCCGAGACCGCGATTCCGCTGGTCGCCTCCCATCCCAATCTTCTGGTCGTCCAAACCATGTCGAAGTCCCGGGCGCTGGCCGGACTTCGCATCGGCTACGCGATCGGCGATGCCGACCTGATCGAGGCGCTCAATCGCGTCAAAGACAGCTTCAATTCCTATCCGCTTGGCCGGCCCGCGCAGGCCGGCGCCATCGCCTCGCTGGGCGACGAGGCCTATTTTCAACAGGCCCGCGCGCGCGTCATCGAAGGCCGGGAGCGGCTGAATCGTGGCTTGGTCCGGCTTGGCTTCGACGTGCTGCCGTCCTCCGCCAACTTCGTGTTCGCGCGTCATCCGGCGCATGCAGGCGCGGCGCTGGCCGCGGCACTGCGCCAGCGGGCGGTGATCGTCCGCCATTTTTCGGCGCCACGCATCGCCGACTACCTGCGGATCACGGTGGGCACCGACGGGCAGACCGACCGGCTGTTGTCGGCGCTGTCGGAGATCCTGGGCAGCGAGCCGGCCGCGGCGTGA
- the dnaK gene encoding molecular chaperone DnaK, with translation MGKVIGIDLGTTNSCVAVMDGKTAKVIENAEGMRTTPSIVAFTDDGERLVGQPAKRQAVTNPERTFFAVKRLVGRRYDDPMVEKDKKLVPYKIVKASNGDAWVEADGKTYSPSQVSAFILQKMKETAEAHLGQKVEQAVITVPAYFNDAQRQATKDAGKIAGLEVLRIINEPTAAALAYGLDKTKAGTIAVYDLGGGTFDVSVLEIGDGVFEVKSTNGDTFLGGEDFDMRLVGYLADEFQKEQGINLRNDKLALQRLKEAAEKAKIELSSTTQTEINLPFITADQTGPKHLTMKLTRSKFEALVDDLIQKTIEPCRKALKDAGLTAAEIGEVVLVGGMTRMPKVQEVVKQLFGKEPHKGVNPDEVVAIGAAIQAGVLQGDVKDVLLLDVTPLSLGIETLGGVFTRIIDRNTTIPTKKSQVFSTAEDNQNAVTIRVFQGEREMAADNKVLGQFDLMGIPPSPRGMPQIEVTFDIDANGIVNVSAKDKATGKEQQIRIQASGGLSDADIQKMVKDAEANAAEDKKRREAVDAKNHADALVHSTEKALAEHGSKVEESERRAIEDAVSDLKEALKGDDAEAIKAKTNTLAQASMKLGEAMYKQQAEADAAKDAAKDDVVDAEFTEVDDDKNNKKSA, from the coding sequence ATGGGAAAGGTCATTGGGATCGATCTCGGCACCACGAATTCGTGCGTCGCCGTAATGGATGGCAAGACTGCGAAAGTCATCGAGAACGCCGAGGGCATGCGCACGACGCCGTCGATTGTTGCTTTCACTGACGATGGCGAGCGCCTCGTCGGCCAGCCGGCCAAGCGCCAGGCGGTGACCAATCCCGAGCGCACCTTCTTTGCGGTCAAGCGCCTCGTCGGCCGCCGCTATGACGACCCGATGGTCGAGAAGGACAAGAAGCTCGTCCCCTACAAGATCGTCAAGGCATCGAACGGCGACGCCTGGGTCGAAGCCGACGGCAAGACCTATTCGCCCTCGCAGGTCTCCGCTTTCATCCTGCAGAAAATGAAAGAGACCGCCGAAGCCCATCTCGGCCAGAAGGTCGAGCAGGCCGTCATCACGGTTCCCGCTTATTTCAACGACGCCCAGCGTCAGGCCACCAAGGACGCCGGCAAGATCGCCGGTCTCGAGGTGTTGCGCATCATCAACGAGCCGACCGCGGCCGCGCTCGCCTATGGTCTCGACAAGACGAAGGCCGGCACCATCGCGGTGTACGATCTCGGCGGCGGCACCTTCGACGTTTCGGTTCTGGAAATCGGCGACGGCGTGTTCGAGGTGAAGTCCACCAACGGCGATACGTTTTTGGGCGGTGAAGACTTCGACATGCGTCTGGTCGGTTATCTGGCCGACGAGTTCCAGAAGGAGCAGGGCATCAACCTGCGCAACGACAAGCTTGCCTTGCAGCGCCTGAAGGAGGCCGCGGAAAAGGCCAAGATCGAACTGTCCTCGACCACGCAGACCGAAATCAACCTACCGTTCATCACGGCCGACCAGACCGGTCCGAAGCATCTGACGATGAAGCTGACCCGCTCCAAGTTCGAAGCGCTGGTCGACGATCTGATCCAGAAGACCATCGAGCCGTGCCGCAAGGCGCTGAAGGATGCAGGCCTCACCGCCGCCGAGATCGGCGAAGTGGTGCTGGTCGGCGGCATGACCCGCATGCCGAAGGTCCAGGAAGTGGTGAAGCAGTTGTTCGGCAAGGAGCCGCACAAGGGCGTCAACCCGGATGAAGTCGTTGCCATCGGTGCGGCGATCCAGGCCGGCGTGCTGCAGGGCGACGTCAAGGACGTGCTGCTGCTCGACGTGACCCCGCTCTCGCTCGGCATCGAAACGCTGGGCGGCGTGTTCACCCGCATCATCGATCGCAACACCACGATCCCGACCAAGAAGAGCCAGGTGTTCTCGACCGCCGAGGACAACCAGAACGCCGTCACCATCCGCGTCTTCCAGGGCGAGCGTGAAATGGCGGCCGACAACAAGGTGCTCGGCCAGTTCGATCTGATGGGTATTCCGCCGTCGCCGCGCGGCATGCCGCAGATCGAGGTGACGTTCGACATCGACGCCAACGGCATCGTCAACGTCTCGGCCAAGGACAAGGCGACCGGCAAGGAACAGCAGATCCGGATCCAGGCATCCGGCGGTCTGTCCGACGCCGACATCCAGAAGATGGTCAAGGACGCCGAGGCCAATGCGGCCGAGGACAAGAAGCGCCGCGAGGCTGTCGACGCCAAGAACCATGCCGACGCGCTGGTGCACTCCACCGAGAAGGCGCTGGCCGAACATGGTTCGAAGGTCGAGGAGAGCGAGCGTCGCGCCATCGAGGACGCTGTCAGCGATCTGAAGGAAGCGCTGAAGGGCGACGATGCCGAGGCCATCAAGGCCAAGACCAACACGCTGGCGCAGGCTTCGATGAAGCTCGGCGAGGCGATGTACAAGCAGCAGGCCGAGGCCGACGCGGCCAAGGACGCTGCCAAGGATGACGTGGTCGACGCGGAGTTCACCGAGGTCGACGACGACAAGAACAACAAGAAGTCGGCGTAA
- the grpE gene encoding nucleotide exchange factor GrpE: MTDPNRPNEDPANAAQSGEPVVSKPYIMPDDPEEGSAEALTKELADARDKTLRTLAEMENLRQRTRREVADSKTYGITGFARDILDIADNLQRALDAIPAEARETADPGIKAFIEGVELTERSLLNTLEKNGVKKFDPSGQKFDPNFQQAMYEVPDPSVPSGTVVQVVQAGFMIGDRVLRPALVGVSKGGAKAAAAASEQN; encoded by the coding sequence ATGACCGATCCCAACCGGCCGAATGAAGACCCGGCGAACGCGGCCCAGAGCGGCGAGCCCGTGGTCTCCAAGCCCTACATCATGCCCGACGATCCCGAGGAAGGATCAGCCGAGGCGCTGACCAAGGAACTGGCTGACGCGCGCGACAAGACGCTGCGTACGCTGGCGGAAATGGAAAACCTGCGCCAGCGCACGCGGCGCGAGGTCGCCGATTCCAAGACCTATGGGATCACTGGTTTCGCGCGCGACATTCTCGATATCGCCGACAATCTGCAGCGCGCGCTCGATGCGATCCCGGCCGAGGCCAGGGAAACCGCCGATCCCGGCATCAAGGCCTTCATCGAGGGCGTCGAGCTGACCGAACGCTCGCTGCTCAACACGTTGGAGAAGAACGGCGTCAAGAAGTTCGATCCGTCGGGCCAGAAGTTCGACCCGAACTTCCAGCAGGCGATGTACGAAGTGCCCGATCCCTCGGTTCCATCAGGGACGGTGGTTCAGGTGGTGCAGGCCGGCTTCATGATCGGCGATCGCGTGCTGCGTCCGGCGCTGGTCGGCGTCTCCAAGGGCGGCGCCAAGGCAGCCGCGGCGGCGAGCGAACAGAACTAA